The following proteins come from a genomic window of Spongiibacter tropicus DSM 19543:
- a CDS encoding glycosyltransferase, with product MSPVKRALFIGHVWPEPRSSAAGSRSMDLIQALQAWGWQVTVSSAAQLSPHRADLSALGIDELEIRLNCDSFNAQLAKLQPELVIFDRFLSEEQFSWRVEEVCPEALRVLDTQDLHSLREARQQAIKRGGEPELHSELAQRELAAIWRSDLSLIISDYEMTLLQQHYGVSASLLHYYPLLSEGRQPASDFDERQHCLCIGNYRHAPNWDALQYLRREIWPALRKRLPEAECHVYGAYPPPKAMQLHNDKLGFLIKGWAPDARAVMRDAKLCLAPLRFGAGQKGKLLEAMECGTPSVTSAVGAEGMGNSETWGGYLADTPEAFVDACVALYRDATAWQQAQQRGDALLTRFDRQSHLRQLRERLSTLSVERDAGRKANFIGAMLRHHSLRSHRYMSQWIAAKNRFPAAE from the coding sequence ATGTCCCCAGTGAAGCGCGCCTTGTTTATCGGCCATGTCTGGCCCGAACCCCGCTCATCGGCGGCGGGGTCGCGCAGCATGGATTTGATTCAGGCGCTGCAGGCCTGGGGTTGGCAGGTGACGGTGTCCAGCGCGGCACAGTTGTCGCCGCATCGGGCAGACCTGTCTGCACTGGGTATCGACGAGCTGGAAATTCGCCTGAACTGCGACAGCTTCAATGCCCAGCTCGCTAAGCTGCAACCGGAGCTGGTGATCTTTGATCGCTTTCTGAGTGAAGAGCAATTTTCCTGGCGGGTAGAAGAGGTCTGTCCAGAAGCGTTGCGCGTGCTCGATACTCAGGATTTACACAGCCTGCGTGAAGCCCGCCAGCAGGCCATCAAGCGCGGCGGCGAACCGGAGCTGCACAGCGAGCTGGCGCAGCGGGAACTGGCGGCGATCTGGCGCAGTGATCTGAGCCTGATCATTTCCGACTACGAAATGACACTGCTGCAACAGCACTACGGCGTGTCGGCGTCGCTGCTTCATTACTACCCTTTGCTCAGCGAGGGGCGTCAGCCCGCCTCGGACTTTGACGAGCGTCAGCACTGTCTGTGTATTGGCAATTACCGCCACGCGCCCAATTGGGATGCCCTGCAGTATCTGCGGCGGGAAATCTGGCCCGCGCTGCGCAAGCGCCTGCCGGAGGCGGAATGCCATGTCTACGGCGCTTACCCACCGCCCAAAGCGATGCAACTACACAATGACAAGCTGGGGTTTCTGATTAAGGGCTGGGCGCCCGATGCCAGAGCAGTGATGCGAGACGCCAAACTCTGCCTGGCGCCGCTGCGCTTTGGCGCAGGACAGAAAGGTAAGCTGCTGGAGGCGATGGAGTGCGGGACGCCCTCGGTGACCTCTGCGGTGGGTGCGGAGGGGATGGGGAACTCAGAGACCTGGGGCGGTTACCTTGCCGATACGCCGGAGGCGTTTGTTGACGCCTGCGTCGCCCTGTATCGAGACGCTACTGCTTGGCAGCAGGCCCAGCAGCGCGGTGATGCGCTGCTGACGCGCTTTGATCGACAATCCCATTTACGGCAGCTTAGAGAGCGTTTAAGTACGCTTTCGGTCGAGCGTGATGCCGGCAGAAAGGCCAATTTCATCGGCGCCATGCTGCGTCACCACAGCCTGCGCAGCCACCGCTATATGTCCCAATGGATTGCCGCTAAGAACCGTTTTCCCGCTGCTGAGTAG
- a CDS encoding cellulose synthase subunit BcsC-related outer membrane protein, which produces MRRLLWGSLLVVVALLIWQTLRPLPSTMKNDYAIELGERELAPKAERLDEGLTARFRAQLLEAELLEREDLLANRLKRFRALAPESTLLPVYEIWLALRENREDVARAALAHLQRQEGESPLVVQLDDLITAQTRKRGALQQARVMALAGRSREALRHYAELFPNGFALISTELEYLRVLAQLDGRRPEVIRRLESLNRQYPDNGPLQYALADQLMSVNVSSLRGQTMLRALLDNPSMALQAAYRWSSAMQRQPITARRVENQRLLAERFPDTLQFQQAFELAQDDWQAERQRLRDPYYRAKLQGLALLDQERNTAAQQRLNYALKGRPQDAEILGGLGLLALRRGEHSPALNYFQLAARYNKDPDQVSRWESLITTTRYWQALRRGEAEMDDGRYEAARQSLLQALALKPDAEEARLALAQLSLRQGDWASAERYYDDVLRRDPGNTAALWGRFSVIEARDGDAAAVRYYRQLSTAQQQNVAEPWQDWQLARAERELAAAERVDDQLAAIERLLALAPSSPWLRNDIASRLRVLGQPERADRLMARWADDDRSPDMQFSYALYLASQNRIDAAVARLEAVPSAKRSAAMQRNLARWRGSLALAGGDTLSDAERGQQLRQLEQDFADQPDVLLNLAGRWIDLGEPERARRIVKGLEPVATQPFYRQLEIARLWLALDDFQTFSDWHRQALGQPLTPEQRQTLNALSGEYELALGRHEEQRGKAVLAWSHYRRAAAQPGEHQLDARIALLRLSAELDNPSEFDSQSAYLMAHQQTLTDGQLLALAEAMGTAGQPQAQRQLLVTLLRRPEVSDQSLRSAMQQAEASGDWTAAENFAYAALQKAAGSPQLNLQLSKREQRALYSQADRDYWLSSNVLGSIDRYRARRQGHLKVGFDLNDRRSGTRVQQIPVELRWPVPRHDGHLLVRVDRVTIDSGREDYLDSDGAVPPSITRIPFSEKASGTAIGVGWQAANWQADIGSSPLGFKVADWVGGVTVNGDVGQFGWRATLSRRPETGTALSYAGMTVPGAAATGADRDWGGVMLSGAKLGFSHDLGGKYGFWSSLQYHLLKGDDVEDNTRMGLLGGVYRRLLNEPDRTLRVGVNVMHLRYDKNLSEYSLGHGAYYSPQQYLSLSLPVRYYGRVADSWSYLLGASLSHSWTQTDAPYRLGGSDGDGGGAGYYLEAAIEKRVTRRWFVGVAADIHRADFYEPNHIALYLKYQFDERWQLIETPPEAPIPYSDFD; this is translated from the coding sequence ATGAGGCGGCTGCTGTGGGGGAGCCTGCTGGTTGTTGTGGCCTTGCTGATCTGGCAAACGCTGCGGCCGCTGCCGTCAACAATGAAAAATGACTATGCCATCGAGCTGGGGGAGCGAGAGCTGGCGCCGAAAGCGGAGCGCCTGGACGAGGGCCTGACAGCGCGCTTTCGGGCGCAGTTGCTGGAAGCTGAATTGCTGGAGCGGGAAGATCTGCTGGCCAACCGTCTCAAGCGCTTCCGGGCGCTGGCGCCCGAATCGACATTGCTGCCCGTGTATGAAATCTGGCTCGCGCTGCGCGAAAACCGCGAGGATGTTGCGCGGGCCGCACTCGCACATTTGCAGCGTCAGGAGGGCGAATCGCCGCTGGTCGTGCAACTCGATGATTTGATTACTGCCCAAACCCGCAAGCGCGGCGCGCTCCAGCAGGCGAGGGTGATGGCGCTGGCAGGGCGCTCTCGCGAAGCGCTGCGGCATTATGCCGAGTTGTTTCCCAATGGTTTCGCACTGATCTCCACTGAGCTTGAATACCTGAGAGTTCTGGCGCAGTTGGATGGCCGGCGCCCGGAAGTCATCCGTCGCCTGGAAAGCCTGAATCGTCAGTACCCGGACAATGGCCCGCTGCAATATGCATTGGCCGACCAGCTGATGTCCGTCAATGTGTCCAGTCTGCGTGGACAAACCATGCTGCGGGCGCTGCTGGACAACCCGTCCATGGCCTTGCAGGCAGCCTACCGCTGGTCGTCAGCCATGCAGCGCCAGCCGATTACTGCCCGGCGTGTGGAGAATCAGCGCCTGCTGGCAGAGCGCTTCCCCGACACGCTGCAATTTCAGCAGGCCTTTGAACTGGCGCAGGACGACTGGCAGGCTGAACGCCAGCGCCTTCGAGACCCGTATTACCGAGCAAAACTTCAGGGTTTGGCTTTGCTGGATCAGGAGCGGAATACGGCGGCCCAACAACGCCTGAACTATGCCCTGAAAGGTCGACCTCAAGATGCGGAAATACTGGGCGGACTCGGCTTGCTGGCCCTGCGTCGTGGAGAGCACTCTCCGGCGCTCAACTATTTTCAACTGGCCGCCCGCTACAACAAGGACCCGGATCAGGTGAGCCGCTGGGAGTCGTTAATCACGACGACCCGGTATTGGCAGGCGCTGCGACGCGGCGAGGCCGAAATGGACGACGGCCGTTACGAAGCGGCGAGACAGAGTCTGCTTCAGGCGCTGGCCTTAAAGCCGGACGCCGAGGAGGCCCGGCTGGCACTGGCACAGTTGTCTCTGCGTCAGGGTGACTGGGCCAGTGCAGAGCGCTATTACGATGATGTTCTCCGTCGTGACCCAGGCAATACTGCGGCACTGTGGGGGCGGTTTTCCGTCATTGAAGCACGTGATGGTGACGCGGCGGCAGTTCGCTACTACCGTCAGTTGAGCACGGCTCAGCAACAAAATGTCGCGGAGCCTTGGCAGGATTGGCAACTCGCCCGAGCGGAGCGCGAGTTGGCTGCCGCAGAGCGCGTTGATGATCAGCTTGCTGCCATCGAGCGTTTACTGGCGCTGGCGCCGTCATCGCCCTGGTTGCGCAATGACATCGCCTCACGCCTGCGCGTACTGGGGCAGCCGGAGCGCGCCGACCGCCTGATGGCGCGGTGGGCTGACGATGATCGCAGCCCGGATATGCAATTCTCCTACGCCTTGTATCTGGCCTCCCAAAATCGCATCGATGCTGCGGTGGCGCGTCTGGAAGCCGTACCGAGTGCCAAGCGAAGTGCGGCCATGCAGCGCAATTTGGCGCGTTGGCGCGGAAGCCTTGCGCTGGCGGGTGGCGATACGCTCAGTGATGCCGAGCGCGGTCAGCAATTGCGGCAGTTGGAGCAGGACTTTGCCGATCAGCCCGATGTGCTGCTGAATCTGGCCGGCCGCTGGATCGACCTCGGTGAGCCTGAGCGCGCGCGTCGGATTGTTAAAGGCTTGGAGCCCGTCGCCACACAGCCGTTTTACCGGCAGTTGGAAATCGCTCGGCTCTGGTTGGCGCTGGACGATTTTCAGACCTTTTCAGACTGGCATCGACAGGCATTGGGGCAGCCGCTTACGCCAGAGCAGCGCCAGACGTTGAACGCCTTGAGCGGTGAGTATGAGCTGGCGCTGGGGCGTCATGAGGAGCAGCGCGGCAAGGCCGTGCTGGCCTGGTCGCATTATCGGCGTGCGGCCGCGCAACCGGGAGAACATCAGCTTGATGCGCGCATTGCCTTGCTGCGTTTGAGCGCGGAACTGGATAATCCGTCTGAATTCGACAGTCAGTCAGCGTATTTGATGGCGCATCAGCAGACGCTGACTGACGGCCAACTGCTGGCGCTGGCCGAGGCGATGGGCACAGCCGGGCAGCCGCAGGCGCAGCGGCAACTGTTGGTGACGCTGTTGCGACGGCCGGAGGTGTCGGATCAGAGCCTGCGCAGCGCCATGCAACAGGCTGAGGCCAGTGGCGACTGGACGGCAGCGGAAAACTTTGCGTATGCGGCACTGCAAAAAGCGGCGGGGTCGCCGCAACTCAATCTCCAACTCAGCAAGCGCGAGCAGCGCGCGCTGTATAGTCAGGCGGACCGAGATTACTGGTTGAGCAGCAATGTGCTCGGCAGCATCGACCGCTACCGTGCGCGTCGTCAAGGGCATCTGAAAGTCGGCTTCGACCTGAATGACCGTCGCTCGGGTACGCGAGTGCAGCAGATTCCCGTGGAGCTTCGCTGGCCTGTGCCCCGCCACGACGGTCATCTGCTGGTCAGAGTGGACCGCGTCACGATCGATTCCGGCAGAGAGGATTACCTAGACAGCGATGGTGCTGTGCCGCCGTCAATAACCCGCATTCCGTTTTCTGAAAAGGCCAGTGGCACGGCCATCGGTGTGGGTTGGCAAGCGGCAAACTGGCAGGCCGATATCGGCAGCAGTCCGCTGGGTTTCAAGGTTGCCGACTGGGTAGGCGGCGTGACGGTGAACGGTGATGTCGGCCAGTTTGGCTGGCGGGCGACATTGTCGCGTCGACCTGAGACCGGCACGGCCCTGTCTTATGCTGGCATGACCGTACCTGGAGCGGCGGCAACGGGCGCCGACCGCGACTGGGGCGGCGTGATGCTCAGTGGTGCCAAACTGGGTTTCAGTCACGATCTTGGTGGCAAATACGGCTTCTGGAGCAGTCTTCAGTATCACCTGTTGAAGGGCGATGATGTTGAAGACAATACCCGCATGGGTTTGCTGGGGGGCGTCTATCGCCGACTGCTGAATGAGCCGGATCGCACGCTGCGCGTCGGCGTGAATGTGATGCATCTGCGCTATGACAAGAACCTGAGCGAATACAGTCTGGGGCATGGCGCCTACTACAGCCCGCAACAGTATCTGTCGCTGTCACTGCCGGTGCGGTATTACGGCCGTGTGGCTGACAGTTGGTCGTATCTGTTGGGGGCGTCGCTGTCGCATTCCTGGACGCAAACCGATGCTCCGTACCGTCTGGGCGGCAGCGACGGTGATGGCGGCGGTGCCGGTTATTATCTGGAAGCGGCGATTGAAAAACGCGTGACACGGCGGTGGTTTGTCGGCGTTGCTGCGGATATTCACCGCGCCGACTTTTACGAGCCGAATCACATCGCCCTGTATCTCAAGTATCAGTTCGATGAGCGCTGGCAGTTGATTGAAACGCCGCCCGAGGCGCCGATTCCCTACAGTGATTTTGATTGA
- the bcsZ gene encoding cellulose synthase complex periplasmic endoglucanase BcsZ: MRRLLVFGVFLLGAVSAQADDCRWPQWETFAAQYIDKGRVVDGSDPRQITTSEGQAYGLFFALIAGDRARFDQLLNWTETHLAAGDLSRHLPAWLWGQDADGGWRVLDQNAASDADLWMVYALNEAGRLWREHRYRSKAYWLAKRIVADESRVVAEHDRLLLPGPEGFVLADGDYRLNPSYVPPQLLQSFAHNYPHSAWPAMAASSQRWLLAASPKGFAPDWLRWRDGQILPDPKHGSQGSYDAIRVYLWLGMMHADAEGRDALLAGYTPMIDAVLAQNAVPERWNAVSGEYRGRGPFGFKAAMLPLLKMAEQELAASRFAADVVQAQSESKGRQAYYSQVLSLFGLGWWQGRYRFDAQGQLTGVCS; encoded by the coding sequence GTGAGGCGACTGCTCGTCTTTGGTGTCTTTTTGCTCGGAGCGGTGTCAGCGCAAGCCGACGATTGCCGCTGGCCGCAGTGGGAGACCTTTGCCGCGCAGTACATCGACAAGGGGCGTGTCGTAGATGGCAGTGATCCCCGGCAGATCACCACCTCGGAAGGTCAGGCCTATGGTTTGTTCTTTGCGCTGATAGCCGGTGATCGCGCCCGGTTTGATCAGTTACTGAACTGGACGGAGACCCATTTGGCGGCCGGGGATCTCAGCCGTCATTTGCCCGCCTGGCTGTGGGGGCAAGATGCCGACGGCGGCTGGCGGGTGCTCGATCAAAATGCGGCATCGGATGCCGATCTGTGGATGGTGTATGCCTTGAATGAGGCGGGACGACTTTGGCGTGAACACCGCTACCGCAGCAAAGCCTACTGGCTGGCAAAACGCATAGTGGCCGACGAGAGCCGTGTGGTAGCCGAGCATGACCGTCTCCTGTTGCCCGGGCCGGAAGGCTTTGTTCTGGCGGATGGCGACTACCGGCTCAATCCCAGCTATGTGCCCCCGCAATTGCTTCAGTCTTTTGCGCACAATTACCCCCACTCAGCTTGGCCCGCCATGGCAGCGAGCAGTCAGCGGTGGTTGCTGGCCGCGTCGCCCAAGGGCTTTGCTCCGGACTGGCTGCGCTGGCGTGACGGTCAAATTCTGCCCGACCCCAAACACGGCAGCCAAGGGAGTTACGATGCGATTCGCGTTTACCTGTGGTTGGGCATGATGCATGCCGACGCTGAGGGACGCGATGCGCTGCTGGCAGGCTATACACCGATGATCGATGCTGTGCTGGCACAAAATGCGGTGCCTGAACGCTGGAATGCGGTGTCCGGTGAGTATCGGGGCCGGGGCCCCTTCGGGTTTAAAGCGGCCATGCTGCCACTGCTCAAAATGGCGGAGCAGGAACTCGCCGCGTCGCGATTTGCTGCGGACGTCGTTCAGGCACAGAGCGAGAGCAAGGGGAGACAGGCCTATTACAGTCAGGTTCTCAGTCTGTTTGGCCTCGGCTGGTGGCAGGGGCGCTACCGGTTTGACGCACAGGGTCAGCTAACGGGAGTCTGTTCATGA